The following proteins come from a genomic window of Pseudomonas putida:
- a CDS encoding ABC transporter permease: MLLSLEPRTQQSRAMLVLSPLLAALLTLLSGAILFSAQGHAPLQTFHTLLIEPISDLYGLSELLLKALPILLCAFGLAVAYQARIWNIGAEGQLLMGALAGSAVAIHLIDWESRWALLWVLLAGTLAGALWGALAAWLRTHFNANEILTTIMLNYIALNLLLFFVHGPLKDPEGFSFPQSAMFGDASRLPALFEDGRLHVGLYFVLMALVAVWVLLHKSFLGFQIKVLGLDRRAAGFVGFREKRLVWLALLISGGLAGLAGVSEVSGPIGQLVPQVSPGYGYAAITVAFLGRLNPFGILVAGLLMALLYLGGENAQMSLNLPQSLTGLFQGMMLFYLLACDVLILYRLRLKLKGHRRAPLAKTASA; encoded by the coding sequence ATGTTGCTATCCCTCGAACCCCGTACCCAGCAGTCCCGTGCCATGCTCGTGCTGTCACCCCTGCTTGCCGCCCTGCTGACCCTGCTCAGCGGGGCGATCCTGTTCAGCGCCCAGGGGCATGCGCCCTTGCAGACGTTTCACACCTTGCTGATCGAACCCATCAGCGACCTCTACGGCCTCTCGGAACTGCTGCTCAAAGCCCTGCCAATCCTGCTCTGCGCCTTCGGCCTGGCGGTGGCCTACCAGGCGCGGATCTGGAATATCGGCGCCGAAGGGCAGTTGCTGATGGGCGCCCTGGCCGGCAGTGCCGTGGCGATCCACCTCATCGATTGGGAAAGCCGCTGGGCACTGCTTTGGGTGTTGCTCGCCGGCACGCTGGCCGGTGCGCTGTGGGGGGCGCTCGCGGCCTGGCTGCGCACGCACTTCAATGCCAACGAAATCCTGACCACCATCATGCTCAATTACATCGCCTTGAATCTGCTGCTGTTCTTCGTCCATGGGCCACTCAAGGACCCCGAAGGGTTCAGCTTCCCGCAGTCGGCGATGTTCGGCGATGCCAGCCGCCTGCCGGCACTGTTCGAGGACGGCCGACTGCATGTCGGGCTGTACTTCGTGCTGATGGCACTGGTGGCGGTGTGGGTGCTGCTGCACAAGAGCTTCCTCGGTTTTCAGATCAAAGTGCTCGGCCTGGACCGGCGCGCCGCCGGTTTCGTCGGCTTCCGTGAAAAGCGCCTGGTCTGGCTGGCGCTGCTGATCAGCGGCGGCTTGGCAGGCCTGGCCGGGGTCAGCGAAGTCAGCGGGCCGATCGGCCAGCTGGTGCCGCAGGTTTCACCCGGCTACGGCTACGCGGCGATCACCGTAGCGTTTCTCGGACGCCTCAACCCGTTTGGCATTCTGGTCGCCGGGTTGTTGATGGCCCTGCTCTACCTCGGCGGCGAGAACGCGCAGATGAGCCTGAACCTGCCGCAATCGCTGACCGGGCTGTTCCAGGGAATGATGCTGTTCTACCTGCTGGCCTGCGACGTGCTGATCCTCTACCGGCTGCGCCTGAAGCTGAAAGGGCACCGCCGAGCGCCGTTGGCAAAAACCGCCAGTGCCTGA
- the potE gene encoding putrescine-ornithine antiporter, with the protein MRDPAKKMGLVGLTTLVTVNMMGSGIIMLPASMAQIGAVSLLSWVVTAVGSMAIAYCFAQCGIYCTRSGGMSAYSEEAHGKSAFFLCSYLYFLSLMIGNVAIGISAVGYLTPFLPWLGTGPGPLVAGTVMLIWFSTLANAGGANITGKLGAISVWGVIIPVAGLSFVGWYWFNPQTFTDAWNPDSIPVSQAITASIPLTLWAFLGMESAAQNSDAVENPKRNVPLACLFGTLGAAVIYILSTTVIQGIVPNPELANSSAPFALVYARMFNDTVGNVIMGLAVIACVGSLLGWQFTLAETAKVTAEQGLFPTLFTRVTARGAPLAGMLTCAVLQSLIALSTISPNASAQFSKLVNLAAVTNIIPYITSLTGLLVIMYKAQVDIKIFRRNSAIMLVAVCYCFYALYASGLEAVFGAALIMALGYLLFGFIAKRFVKVLDLIGGAP; encoded by the coding sequence GTGCGCGATCCAGCAAAGAAAATGGGGTTGGTCGGGTTGACCACTTTGGTCACCGTCAACATGATGGGCTCCGGTATCATCATGCTGCCCGCCAGCATGGCGCAGATCGGAGCTGTGTCGCTGCTCTCGTGGGTTGTGACGGCCGTGGGTTCGATGGCCATCGCCTACTGTTTCGCGCAATGCGGTATCTACTGCACGCGCTCGGGCGGAATGTCGGCCTACAGCGAAGAGGCCCATGGCAAGTCCGCATTCTTCCTTTGCTCCTACCTGTATTTCCTCTCGCTGATGATCGGCAATGTCGCCATTGGTATTTCCGCGGTGGGTTATCTGACGCCTTTCCTACCCTGGCTTGGTACAGGCCCAGGCCCTCTGGTGGCAGGGACGGTGATGCTGATCTGGTTCAGTACCCTGGCCAATGCCGGCGGTGCGAACATAACCGGCAAACTAGGCGCGATCAGTGTCTGGGGCGTCATCATTCCTGTGGCAGGCCTGAGTTTCGTGGGTTGGTACTGGTTCAACCCACAGACGTTTACCGATGCCTGGAACCCCGACAGCATCCCGGTGAGCCAGGCGATCACCGCCAGTATCCCCCTGACGTTGTGGGCCTTTCTGGGCATGGAGTCGGCCGCGCAAAATTCGGATGCGGTAGAGAACCCCAAGCGCAATGTGCCGCTTGCATGCCTGTTCGGCACGCTAGGCGCGGCGGTGATCTACATCCTGTCGACCACCGTCATCCAGGGGATCGTGCCAAACCCTGAACTTGCGAACTCCAGCGCACCCTTCGCACTGGTCTATGCGCGCATGTTCAATGACACGGTCGGTAACGTGATCATGGGGTTGGCGGTCATTGCCTGTGTCGGTTCATTGCTGGGGTGGCAGTTCACCCTGGCCGAAACGGCCAAGGTTACCGCCGAGCAAGGGCTGTTTCCCACGTTGTTCACCCGCGTCACCGCCAGGGGCGCGCCACTGGCGGGCATGCTGACGTGCGCGGTCTTGCAGAGCCTGATTGCGTTATCGACCATTTCGCCTAATGCCAGCGCTCAGTTCAGCAAGCTGGTCAACCTGGCGGCAGTGACCAACATCATTCCCTACATCACGTCCCTGACCGGGTTGCTGGTGATCATGTACAAGGCCCAGGTGGATATAAAGATCTTCCGTCGCAACAGCGCAATCATGCTGGTTGCGGTGTGCTATTGCTTCTATGCGCTCTATGCCTCGGGTCTGGAAGCGGTGTTTGGCGCTGCGCTGATCATGGCGCTGGGTTACCTGCTGTTCGGCTTCATCGCCAAACGTTTCGTCAAGGTGCTGGACTTGATTGGAGGTGCGCCATGA
- a CDS encoding ABC transporter ATP-binding protein — MSRSPSQLRLELRAITKRYPGTLANDRIDLRIAPGEIHALLGENGAGKSTLMKIIYGVTAPDAGQVLWEGQPVHVRDPARARALGIGMVFQHFSLFETLSVAQNIALALGRDAGTPKQLAPRIREVSQRYGMGLEPERLVHSLSIGERQRVEIVRCLMQPIKLLILDEPTSVLTPQEVDELFVTLRALAAEGCSILFISHKLNEVRALCHGATVLRGGRVSGACSPAQCSDLQLARMMVGDAEGLEASYPKSAGGLPRLRVDDLSWRNKDPFGTSFEHLRLEVRSGEIVGIAGVAGNGQDELLALLSGETRLPAGERERITLDNRPMAHLYPDARRALGVAFVPAERLGHGAVPDMSLADNALLTAFQHGLVNRGLIRSGKVQALAEQIIQRFAVKAPDARATARSLSGGNLQKFILGREILQAPKLLVAAHPTWGVDVGAAAAIHRALIALRDAGAAILVISEDLEELFQISDRIGALCSGRLSPLKPTAQTHTVEVGGWMAGQFDAPQDAA, encoded by the coding sequence ATGTCCAGATCCCCCTCGCAACTGCGCCTTGAGCTGCGTGCCATTACCAAGCGATACCCGGGCACCTTGGCCAACGACCGCATCGACCTGCGCATCGCTCCCGGTGAAATCCACGCCCTGCTCGGCGAGAACGGCGCGGGCAAGAGCACCCTGATGAAGATCATCTACGGCGTCACCGCGCCGGATGCCGGCCAGGTGCTATGGGAAGGCCAGCCCGTGCACGTGCGCGACCCCGCCCGGGCCCGCGCGCTGGGCATCGGCATGGTGTTCCAGCACTTTTCCCTGTTCGAAACCCTGAGCGTCGCGCAAAACATTGCCCTGGCCCTTGGCCGCGATGCCGGCACGCCGAAGCAGCTGGCACCACGCATCCGCGAAGTGTCCCAACGCTACGGCATGGGCCTGGAGCCGGAGCGCCTGGTGCACAGCCTGTCGATCGGCGAACGCCAGCGGGTGGAGATCGTGCGCTGCCTGATGCAGCCGATCAAGCTGCTGATCCTCGATGAGCCGACCTCGGTGCTTACCCCGCAAGAGGTCGACGAACTGTTCGTCACCTTGCGCGCACTCGCCGCAGAGGGCTGCAGCATCCTGTTCATCAGCCACAAGCTCAACGAAGTGCGTGCCCTGTGCCATGGTGCCACGGTGTTGCGCGGCGGACGGGTTTCCGGCGCTTGCAGCCCGGCGCAATGCAGCGATCTGCAGCTGGCGCGGATGATGGTCGGCGATGCCGAAGGGCTGGAGGCAAGCTACCCGAAAAGCGCCGGCGGCTTGCCACGTCTGCGGGTGGACGACCTGTCCTGGCGCAACAAGGACCCGTTCGGCACGTCCTTCGAACACCTGCGCCTGGAAGTGCGCAGCGGTGAGATCGTCGGCATCGCGGGGGTGGCCGGCAACGGCCAGGACGAACTGCTGGCCCTGCTCAGTGGTGAAACACGCCTGCCCGCCGGCGAGCGCGAACGCATCACCCTCGACAACCGGCCGATGGCCCACCTGTACCCCGACGCCCGCCGCGCCCTGGGGGTGGCATTCGTACCGGCCGAGCGCCTTGGGCACGGCGCGGTGCCGGACATGAGCCTGGCCGACAACGCCCTGCTCACCGCTTTCCAGCACGGCCTGGTCAACCGCGGCCTGATCCGCTCCGGCAAGGTGCAGGCGCTGGCCGAGCAGATCATCCAGCGCTTCGCGGTCAAGGCCCCGGATGCCCGCGCCACGGCACGCAGCCTGTCCGGGGGCAACCTGCAGAAGTTCATCCTCGGCCGCGAAATCCTCCAGGCCCCCAAGCTGCTGGTCGCTGCCCACCCGACGTGGGGCGTGGATGTCGGCGCCGCCGCCGCGATTCACCGTGCGCTGATTGCCCTGCGCGACGCCGGTGCGGCAATCCTGGTGATCTCCGAAGACCTGGAAGAGCTGTTCCAGATCAGCGACCGCATCGGCGCGCTGTGCAGTGGCCGCCTGTCGCCGCTCAAGCCCACCGCACAGACCCATACCGTGGAGGTCGGCGGCTGGATGGCCGGCCAGTTCGATGCCCCGCAAGACGCCGCCTGA
- a CDS encoding transporter substrate-binding domain-containing protein, whose amino-acid sequence MMRRSKWVALCLALSVPFAAVCSVEAATDKLSRLRDSQVLNLGFIADLAPFSSGSIQSPQGYGIELCQAVAQHLRQSPGLADLQVHWHVVPQEQAVRALSEGTVDLLCTPMVETITRRETLNFSIPVFTTGLAVLVRRDAPASLLEPLRGKPVDTGPRWRATLNAGLSKHSFAVLRGTLSSQWARERIRKLGLQSRLEEVSSYQEGVRRVVERKVDAFFGERMILLSLQSQQPERDRLWIPDHLFVTSRVALPMARGDDGFRLLVDAALSQALSGPDGEALFVRYLGVQTAQDKLLQSLYVLPDDRERLAPQH is encoded by the coding sequence ATGATGCGCAGGTCGAAATGGGTTGCCCTGTGCCTGGCCCTTTCGGTGCCGTTTGCGGCGGTGTGCAGCGTTGAAGCAGCGACCGACAAGCTGAGCCGGCTGCGCGACAGTCAGGTCCTCAATCTGGGTTTTATCGCAGACCTTGCCCCGTTTTCCTCAGGCAGTATCCAGTCACCTCAAGGGTATGGCATCGAATTGTGCCAGGCAGTGGCTCAACACCTTCGCCAGTCACCTGGCCTTGCCGACTTGCAAGTGCATTGGCATGTGGTGCCGCAGGAGCAAGCCGTCCGCGCCTTGAGCGAGGGAACGGTTGATCTGCTGTGCACGCCGATGGTGGAAACGATCACAAGACGGGAAACCCTGAATTTTTCCATACCGGTATTCACCACCGGCCTTGCGGTGCTGGTGCGGCGTGATGCACCGGCCAGCCTTCTGGAGCCACTGCGTGGTAAGCCTGTCGATACCGGCCCCAGGTGGCGCGCAACCCTCAATGCGGGGTTGAGCAAGCACAGTTTTGCAGTGCTGCGCGGCACGCTGAGCAGTCAGTGGGCGCGGGAGCGTATTCGCAAGCTTGGCCTGCAGTCCAGGCTTGAAGAGGTGTCCAGCTACCAGGAGGGTGTGCGCCGGGTGGTCGAGCGCAAGGTCGATGCGTTTTTTGGCGAGAGGATGATTTTGCTTTCCCTGCAGAGCCAGCAGCCTGAGCGCGACCGGTTATGGATCCCGGATCACCTGTTTGTCACGAGCCGTGTCGCACTGCCCATGGCCCGTGGCGATGATGGTTTTCGCCTGTTGGTGGATGCCGCGCTTAGCCAGGCGCTGTCCGGCCCGGATGGAGAAGCCTTGTTCGTACGCTACCTGGGGGTACAAACAGCGCAGGACAAACTGTTGCAGAGCCTTTATGTGTTGCCGGATGACCGTGAACGGCTGGCGCCGCAACATTAG
- a CDS encoding BMP family ABC transporter substrate-binding protein produces the protein MKTYRSHTLKPHNKSKYLLRALAAAIGLSTALSAAAADPLKVGFVYIGPIGDHGWTYQHEQGRQALIKQFGDKVDSSFVENVPEGADAERVIRNMAKGGYDLVFATSFGYMNPTAKVAKQFPKVTFEHATGYKQDKNLGTYLATSYEGRYVGGYLAAKMTKSKKIGYVASFPIPEVLRDINAIQLALDKYNPGTEIKVVWVNSWFDPGKEADAANALIDQGVDVLFQHTDSPVPIQTAERRGIYAVGYASDMAHFGPKAVLTSIVNNWGPHYIKSTQAVMDGTWKPQDYWGGLAEGTVQLPISDLVPADVKSGAEQIIASIKDGSFHPFTGPILDQAGAVKIPAGAVASNAELAGMNYYVKGITAQLPK, from the coding sequence ATGAAGACCTACAGGAGCCACACCTTGAAGCCTCACAACAAAAGCAAATACCTGCTGCGCGCCCTGGCTGCCGCCATCGGCCTGAGCACCGCCCTGTCCGCCGCAGCCGCCGATCCGCTGAAAGTCGGTTTCGTCTATATCGGCCCGATCGGCGACCATGGCTGGACCTATCAGCATGAGCAGGGCCGCCAGGCGCTGATCAAGCAGTTCGGTGACAAGGTCGACAGCAGCTTCGTCGAGAACGTGCCGGAAGGCGCCGATGCCGAGCGGGTCATCCGCAACATGGCCAAGGGCGGCTACGACCTGGTGTTCGCCACCTCGTTCGGCTACATGAACCCCACCGCCAAAGTCGCCAAACAGTTCCCGAAGGTCACCTTCGAACATGCCACCGGCTACAAGCAGGACAAGAACCTTGGTACTTACCTGGCCACTTCCTACGAAGGCCGTTACGTTGGCGGCTACCTGGCCGCGAAAATGACCAAGAGCAAGAAGATCGGCTATGTCGCCTCCTTCCCGATTCCGGAAGTGCTGCGCGATATAAATGCAATCCAGCTTGCCCTGGACAAATACAACCCCGGCACCGAAATCAAGGTGGTGTGGGTCAACTCCTGGTTCGACCCGGGCAAAGAGGCCGATGCCGCCAACGCCCTGATCGACCAGGGCGTTGACGTGCTGTTCCAGCACACCGACAGCCCGGTACCGATCCAGACCGCCGAACGCCGCGGCATTTACGCCGTCGGCTACGCCTCAGACATGGCCCACTTCGGGCCCAAGGCAGTGCTGACCTCCATCGTCAACAATTGGGGGCCGCATTACATCAAGAGCACTCAGGCGGTCATGGACGGCACCTGGAAACCCCAGGACTACTGGGGCGGGCTTGCCGAGGGCACCGTACAGCTGCCCATCAGCGACCTGGTGCCGGCCGATGTCAAAAGCGGCGCCGAACAGATCATCGCCAGCATCAAGGACGGCTCTTTCCACCCCTTCACCGGCCCGATCCTGGACCAGGCTGGCGCAGTCAAGATCCCCGCAGGTGCCGTGGCCAGCAATGCCGAACTGGCAGGCATGAACTACTACGTCAAAGGCATTACGGCGCAACTGCCCAAGTAA
- a CDS encoding M20 aminoacylase family protein, with the protein MGTFERKQTPQFAEELDTFIRIRRQIHAAPELGGDTPDTAALVAEKLQAWGYEVHRNVGGHGLVGVLKVGDSPRSIGLRADMDALPMSEKNPFEHASKIPGRMHACGHDGHTAILLAAASRLAATRNFNGTLNLIFQPDEEGLAGAKAMIDDGLFERFPCDSVYALHNMPGMPVGTCVVQSGPTMASSQRVSIRICGRGGHGAMPELAVDPISALNSLISAIQTIKSRNLSVEEYAVISIGMIQAGTVYNIIPDEASMLLSVRTDTPETQLKINQRIEALVKGHAESFGVEIELDFTQLAPALSNSDAQSAQLRESLRPLFAEGQMLARMPKKVMGTEDFAYMLQARPGCYFMLGNGTGEFHGCSVHNPHYDFNDALVKIGSDCWVKWVEDYLR; encoded by the coding sequence ATGGGTACCTTCGAGCGAAAGCAAACCCCGCAGTTTGCTGAAGAGCTGGACACGTTCATCAGGATCCGGCGCCAGATCCATGCGGCGCCAGAGCTCGGCGGCGACACGCCTGACACTGCTGCTCTGGTGGCTGAAAAGCTGCAGGCTTGGGGCTATGAGGTGCACCGTAATGTGGGCGGGCACGGCCTGGTAGGGGTGCTTAAGGTGGGCGACAGCCCCCGCAGCATCGGGCTGCGGGCAGACATGGACGCTCTGCCCATGAGCGAGAAGAACCCCTTCGAGCACGCCAGCAAGATCCCCGGGCGCATGCATGCCTGTGGCCATGACGGGCATACCGCGATCCTGCTGGCGGCGGCTTCGCGATTGGCTGCGACGCGAAACTTCAACGGTACCTTGAACCTGATCTTCCAGCCCGACGAAGAAGGTTTGGCCGGCGCCAAGGCCATGATCGACGACGGTCTGTTCGAGCGTTTTCCGTGTGATTCGGTGTACGCGCTGCACAACATGCCAGGCATGCCGGTGGGCACTTGCGTGGTGCAGAGCGGGCCGACCATGGCGTCTTCCCAGCGCGTGAGCATTCGCATTTGCGGCAGAGGCGGGCATGGCGCCATGCCGGAGCTGGCGGTGGACCCCATCTCGGCCCTCAATAGCCTGATCAGTGCCATCCAGACCATCAAGTCGCGCAACCTGAGCGTTGAAGAGTACGCGGTCATCAGTATCGGCATGATCCAGGCGGGCACGGTCTACAACATCATTCCCGATGAAGCGAGCATGTTGCTCAGCGTGCGCACCGATACGCCCGAAACCCAGTTGAAGATAAACCAGCGTATCGAGGCGCTGGTCAAGGGGCATGCCGAGAGCTTTGGGGTAGAGATCGAGCTGGACTTCACCCAGCTGGCGCCTGCGCTGAGCAACAGCGATGCGCAAAGCGCACAGCTGCGTGAAAGCCTGCGCCCTTTGTTTGCCGAGGGGCAGATGCTGGCGAGGATGCCCAAGAAGGTGATGGGCACCGAAGATTTCGCCTACATGCTCCAGGCACGGCCGGGGTGCTACTTCATGTTGGGGAACGGCACAGGGGAGTTCCATGGTTGCTCGGTACATAACCCGCATTATGACTTCAACGATGCACTGGTGAAGATCGGCTCCGATTGTTGGGTGAAGTGGGTTGAGGATTATCTGAGGTGA
- a CDS encoding ABC transporter permease → MDLDLLGNILYAMVRCGTPLLLVALGELVCEKSGVLNLGQEGMMLFGAVVGFIAAYATGNLWLGVLMACLAGMLLASLFALVALGCQANQVATGLALTIFGVGLSSFVGTAWVGKPLSGFEPVAIPLLADIPVIGHMLFNQDVLVYLSFGLFVLIAWTLLKSRTGLILQAVGENPDAASAMGLPVLRVRTLAVLFGGAMAGLAGGYLSLAYTPMWAENMTAGRGWIALALVVFASWRVLRVLLGAYLFGLASILHLVAQGIGVSFPANLLAMLPYVATILVLVVLSRDAIKTRLYAPVSLGQPWKTGR, encoded by the coding sequence ATGGATCTCGATCTGCTTGGCAACATTCTTTACGCCATGGTGCGCTGTGGTACCCCGCTGCTGCTGGTAGCCCTGGGCGAACTGGTGTGCGAAAAGAGCGGCGTACTCAACCTCGGCCAGGAAGGCATGATGCTGTTCGGTGCGGTGGTAGGGTTCATCGCCGCTTACGCCACCGGCAACCTCTGGCTGGGCGTCCTGATGGCGTGCCTGGCCGGCATGTTGCTGGCTTCACTGTTCGCTCTCGTAGCACTCGGTTGCCAGGCCAACCAGGTGGCGACCGGGCTGGCACTGACCATCTTCGGTGTCGGCCTGTCTTCTTTCGTCGGCACCGCCTGGGTCGGCAAGCCCTTGAGCGGCTTCGAGCCGGTGGCCATACCACTGCTGGCGGACATTCCGGTCATCGGCCATATGCTGTTCAACCAGGATGTGCTGGTTTACCTGTCCTTCGGCCTGTTCGTGCTGATTGCCTGGACGCTGCTCAAAAGCCGTACCGGCCTGATCCTCCAGGCCGTCGGTGAAAACCCCGACGCCGCCAGCGCCATGGGCCTGCCCGTGCTGCGCGTGCGCACTCTGGCGGTGCTGTTCGGCGGCGCCATGGCCGGGCTGGCCGGGGGTTACCTGTCGCTGGCCTACACCCCGATGTGGGCGGAAAACATGACCGCAGGCCGCGGCTGGATCGCTTTGGCGCTGGTGGTGTTTGCCAGTTGGCGGGTGTTGCGTGTGCTGCTCGGCGCCTACCTGTTTGGCCTGGCGAGCATCCTGCACCTGGTGGCCCAGGGTATCGGCGTGAGCTTTCCTGCCAACCTGCTGGCCATGCTGCCGTATGTGGCCACGATCCTGGTGCTGGTGGTGCTGTCGCGCGATGCCATCAAAACCCGCCTGTATGCGCCGGTTTCACTGGGTCAGCCGTGGAAGACCGGGCGCTGA
- a CDS encoding 2-oxoglutarate and iron-dependent oxygenase domain-containing protein, translating to MNTLPIIDISPLYQNDPAARQAVARQIDAACQQWGFYYIKGHPIPATRIGALKAAAEQFFACPAEEKLRIDITQSEHHRGYGAIATEQLDPSRPSDLKETFDMGFHMAPDHPDVLAKKPLRGPNRHPAITGWEALLQTHYQDMHALSLTLLRAMAQALGIEHDFFDQRFANPISVFRMIHYPPRQAASSTDQQGAGAHTDYGCVTLLYQDSTGGLQVQSVDGQWIDAPPIEGTYVVNIGDMMARWSNDRYTSTPHRVVSPQGAHRYSMPFFAEPHPDTMISCLPNCSSPDNPPKYPPVSCSAYMLSRFAETYAYRREQAT from the coding sequence ATGAACACCCTGCCGATCATCGATATCAGCCCGCTCTATCAGAACGATCCCGCCGCACGCCAGGCCGTAGCCCGGCAGATCGACGCCGCCTGCCAGCAGTGGGGCTTCTACTACATCAAGGGGCACCCCATCCCGGCCACACGCATTGGCGCACTGAAAGCGGCCGCCGAACAGTTCTTCGCCTGCCCGGCCGAAGAAAAGCTGCGCATCGACATCACCCAGAGCGAGCACCATCGCGGCTACGGTGCCATCGCCACAGAGCAGCTGGACCCGAGCCGGCCAAGCGACCTGAAGGAAACCTTCGACATGGGTTTTCACATGGCCCCGGATCATCCCGACGTGCTCGCGAAAAAGCCACTGCGCGGTCCCAACCGGCACCCCGCGATTACCGGGTGGGAGGCGCTGCTGCAAACGCATTACCAGGACATGCACGCCTTGTCCCTGACCCTGCTGCGGGCGATGGCGCAGGCCTTGGGTATCGAGCACGACTTCTTCGACCAGCGCTTCGCCAACCCCATCAGCGTGTTTCGCATGATCCACTACCCGCCGCGCCAGGCCGCCAGCAGCACCGACCAGCAAGGCGCTGGCGCGCACACCGACTACGGATGCGTGACCTTGTTGTACCAGGACAGCACCGGCGGCCTGCAGGTGCAGAGTGTGGATGGCCAGTGGATCGATGCGCCACCGATCGAGGGCACCTATGTGGTCAACATCGGCGACATGATGGCGCGGTGGAGCAACGACAGGTACACCTCAACGCCCCACCGGGTGGTCAGCCCGCAGGGCGCGCACCGCTACTCGATGCCGTTCTTTGCCGAACCGCACCCAGACACGATGATCAGTTGCCTGCCCAACTGCTCCAGCCCCGACAACCCGCCCAAATACCCGCCGGTTTCGTGCAGTGCCTACATGCTGTCGCGCTTCGCCGAAACCTATGCCTATCGCCGTGAACAGGCTACGTAG